A genome region from Lytechinus pictus isolate F3 Inbred chromosome 16, Lp3.0, whole genome shotgun sequence includes the following:
- the LOC135157039 gene encoding mitochondrial fission 1 protein-like isoform X1, translating into METIVEEIVAVEDLKKNEQLYNAELAQGRVTVGTQFQYAWCLVRSRYRDDMRRGVVLLEELLHGGSPQVQRDCLFYLAIGYYRLKDYTNALKFVQGLLQIEPNNRQGADLEKLIKKKMNKDGLLGMAIVGGAAVAVAGLVGAGIALAKKK; encoded by the exons ATGGAAACGATAGTGGAAGAAATCGTAGCAGTTGAAGACTTAAAG AAAAATGAGCAACTGTACAATGCTGAGCTGGCACAGGGGAGGGTGACCGTCGGGACTCAGTTTCAGTATGCTTGGTGTCTGGTGAGAAGTCGTTACAGGGATGACATGAGGAGAGGGGTCGTACTCCTGGAGGAACTCCTGCATGGCGGAAGCCCTCAGGTCCAACGGGATTGCCTTTTCTATCTAGCCATCGGATATTACAGGCTGAAG gactaTACAAATGCCTTGAAGTTTGTCCAAGGCCTACTTCAAATTGAACCCAACAACAGGCAAGGAGCTGATCTTGAAAAACTCATCaaaaagaagatgaataaaG ACGGGCTTCTTGGAATGGCAATAGTTGGTGGTGCAGCCGTAGCGGTGGCAGGACTAGTCGGAGCAGGAATTGCTCTTGCAAAGAAGAAATAG
- the LOC135157039 gene encoding mitochondrial fission 1 protein-like isoform X2, translating into METIVEEIVAVEDLKKNEQLYNAELAQGRVTVGTQFQYAWCLVRSRYRDDMRRGVVLLEELLHGGSPQVQRDCLFYLAIGYYRLKDYTNALKFVQGLLQIEPNNRQGADLEKLIKKKMNKDGLLGMAIVGGAAVALAGLVGAGIALAKK; encoded by the exons ATGGAAACGATAGTGGAAGAAATCGTAGCAGTTGAAGACTTAAAG AAAAATGAGCAACTGTACAATGCTGAGCTGGCACAGGGGAGGGTGACCGTCGGGACTCAGTTTCAGTATGCTTGGTGTCTGGTGAGAAGTCGTTACAGGGATGACATGAGGAGAGGGGTCGTACTCCTGGAGGAACTCCTGCATGGCGGAAGCCCTCAGGTCCAACGGGATTGCCTTTTCTATCTAGCCATCGGATATTACAGGCTGAAG gactaTACAAATGCCTTGAAGTTTGTCCAAGGCCTACTTCAAATTGAACCCAACAACAGGCAAGGAGCTGATCTTGAAAAACTCATCaaaaagaagatgaataaaG ATGGACTTCTCGGGATGGCAATCGTAGGCGGAGCAGCTGTAGCCCTTGCCGGTCTAGTAGGAGCAGGAATCGCCCTAGCAAAGAAATAG